Proteins from a genomic interval of Fusarium oxysporum Fo47 chromosome I, complete sequence:
- a CDS encoding Rgp1-domain-containing protein, which produces MAPEAPSNIRVFIRWHDQTVFAGEEVKCTITFKNAAPIPGQPKPQPQQSERSRLASPLHGRPKLNQGLTPPPSASSGRGHRRSALSLSVPASQSHSRTGSVQWPSSAGSSDGRSSHSHKRSVSIVSIGSNNTVEDHTQRSDLPSRPQRPHRGHGRASSLQIIPRAQGQLPTGPHSASFSPRLSSSPLFHASYPPPDRFGRISRPPTTPHTPITAGQRRSSPQQMPENPMPEFRFPAAPSPAREVRPSLSRRSTNENMLSPRNAVGDSSGLSMRLKDGVPTINEQPAPAARILASSGVLGGTPRSSGEFYSVSNNSSETLVSEYVTQQPTNRGHARPLRRSLGMPAPQSRAPESLMMGYAQLHGSFSLDGSLVSLSQFDQVKKKAIVGQGGGVVGLESKRDSGLLGGFGWGRISSSLGDFLGGGELSTIKEMRGVANSKSVPLLTTPQSILFVDLQLAPGESRVFEYSFRLPKGLPPSHRGKAVKITYSLVIGTQRAGGTKEQQVKSVEVPFRVLGSVNSHGEILGHDLMNPYILLRDQAQVKSPSSSDKGSKTNGNGAKGQQTALNDFLFYVEDLVHRPRDESGSILLSPAAGNSRRPSAFEEASNAHDAIHMAIMRSNMTSGGQQSPNRFEIARNGQRVGVVMLTRPAYRLGEVVTMAIDFTDADIPCYAVHTTLETSEKVDPSLAIRSESSIHRVTRKVYSSSSEATLYSRRVTFKPTIPITATPEFVTSGVSLEWKIRIEFVVPSTGSDSPAEHERPAYHPLLEQISQDEKGGTVLVAVENLICESFEIAVPLRVYGAVGTGLERLERDEASEEGLAV; this is translated from the exons ATGGCTCCTGAAGCTCCCAGCAACATCCGTGTCTTCATACGCTGGCATGATCAGACTGTCTTCGCCGGCGAGGAAGTCAAATGTACGATTACTTTTAAGAACGCGGCACCAATACCAGGCCagccgaaaccacagccgCAACAATCGGAACGAAGTCGACTGGCCTCGCCTTTGCATGGTCGCCCCAAGTTAAACCAAGGATTGACGCCACCGCCGTCAGCATCTTCCGGCAGAGGGCATCGTCGTTCTGCCCTTTCTTTAAGCGTTCCTGCATCGCAATCACATAGCCGTACTGGCTCAGTCCAATGGCCTTCATCAGCAGGCTCGAGTGATGGTCGCTCAAGCCACTCTCATAAGCGCTCTGTTTCCATTGTCTCGATAGGATCCAATAACACCGTGGAAGACCACACACAACGAAGCGATTTGCCGTCGCGACCTCAAAGACCGCACCGAGGCCATGGGCGAGCCTCAAGTTTACAGATCATTCCTCGAGCGCAGGGCCAGCTCCCAACCGGGCCTCATTCCG catccttTTCTCCTCGTCTCTCGAGCTCTCCTTTGTTTCACGCATCATATCCTCCACCTGATCGATTCGGTCGCATATCTCGACCGCCAACAACTCCTCACACACCTATTACAGCCGGCCAACGAAGATCATCGCCGCAACAAATGCCGGAAAATCCAATGCCGGAATTTCGCTTCCCTGCCGCTCCCTCACCTGCTCGAGAAGTACGCCCAAGTTTATCTAGACGATCAACAAACGAAAACATGCTCAGCCCTAGGAACGCTGTGGGCGATTCCAGCGGACTGTCAATGCGCCTCAAGGACGGCGTTCCGACGATCAATGAGCAGCCTGCACCCGCGGCCCGCATTCTCGCAAGCAGCGGCGTCCTCGGAGGCACACCGCGGAGTAGTGGAGAGTTTTATTCTGTCAGCAATAACTCGTCAGAAACCCTGGTATCGGAATACGTGACACAGCAGCCAACTAATCGTGGACACGCACGCCCACTTAGGAGAAGCCTTGGTATGCCAGCGCCACAGTCGAGAGCGCCTGAATCTTTGATGATGGGTTATGCTCAATTACACGGCTCATTCTCGTTAGACGGGTCCCTTGTCAGTCTCAGCCAATTTGACCAAGTCAAAAAGAAGGCTATAGTTGGCCAAGGTGGTGGCGTCGTTGGTCTCGAGTCCAAACGCGACAGCGGTCTTCTGGGGGGATTTGGATGGGGTCGCATCAGCAGCTCCCTGGGCGATTTCTTAGGTGGAGGGGAGCTCAGCACAATCAAGGAGATGCGAGGGGTTGCAAACTCGAAATCTGTGCCTCTCTTGACTACACCACAGTCCATTTTATTTGTTGATCTGCAGCTTGCACCAGGAGAGAGTCGAGTTTTCGAGTACTCTTTTCGACTGCCCAAAGGGCTTCCTCCGTCCCATCGCGGAAAGGCCGTCAAAATCACATATAGCTTGGTTATTGGCACGCAGAGGGCTGGAGGAACAAAGGAGCAGCAAGTGAAGTCTGTTGAAGTTCCTTTCCGCGTATTGGGAAGTGTTAACAGCCACGGTGAGATATTGGGACATGACCTGATGAACCCTTACATCCTATTGCGGGACCAGGCCCAAGTGAAAAGCCCCTCGAGCAGTGATAAGGGATCAAAAACCAACGGCAATGGAGCCAAAGGACAACAAACTGCCCTGAATGACTTTTTATTTTACGTGGAAGACCTGGTCCACCGACCACGAGATGAGAGTGGCAgtattcttctttctccGGCCGCTGGTAACTCTAGGCGACCATCGGCATTCGAGGAAGCCAGCAACGCACACGATGCTATTCATATGGCAATCATGAGAAGCAATATGACCTCTGGCGGGCAACAGAGCCCGAACCGATTCGAAATTGCACGAAATGGGCAAAGGGTTGGTGTAGTGATGCTCACGAGGCCTGCCTACCGACTAGGGGAAGTTGTGACAATGGCCATCGACTTTACAGACGCTGATATTCCGTGTTACGCCGTGCATACTACATTGGAAACATCAGAGAAAGTGGACCCGTCGTTGGCAATAAGATCAGAGTCGAGCATCCACCGAGTGACCCGGAAAGTTTATTCGTCTTCATCTGAAGCAACATTGTACTCACGACGAGTCACCTTCAAGCCAACGATTCCCATCACTGCAACTCCTGAGTTCGTTACCAGTGGTGTCAGCTTGGAATGGAAGATTCGTATCGAGTTTGTGGTGCCTTCCACCGGAAGTGATTCCCCCGCTGAACACGAAAGACCAGCATACCACCCATTACTGGAGCAGATTTCACAAGATGAAAAGGGAGGGACGGTCCTGGTGGCAGTAGAAAATCTAATATGTGAGAGTTTTGAGATCGCCGTACCTCTACGTGTTTACGGCGCAGTTGGAACAGGACTAGAGCGGCTTGAGCGGGACGAGGCTTCTGAAGAAGGCCTTGCTGTATGA
- a CDS encoding aldehyde dehydrogenase domain-containing protein: MAPLTVELSTPVTGTYQQPIGLFIDGKWTEGVDKQKFEVINPSTEEVITSVCEGTEKDIDLAVTAARKAFEGEWRSTSPQARGNYLLKLADLAEKNLDLLAAVESLDNGKSITNARGDVGAVVGCLRYYGGWADKIEGKTIDIAPDMFHYTRSEPIGVCGQIIPWNFPLLMLAWKIGPALATGNTVVMKTAEQTPLSALVFTQFIEQAGFPAGVFNLVSGFGKTAGAALSAHMDVDKIAFTGSTVIGRQIMKSAASSNLKKVTLELGGKSPNIVFDDADIEEAINWVNFGIYYNHGQCCCAGTRIFVQEGIYDKFLAAFKKRAEENKVGDPFNEETFQGPQVSQLQYDRIMGYIKAGKDEGATIETGGERLGNKGYFIKPTIFSNVRPDMKIMQEEIFGPVCAISKFKDEKEVIDLAHDTAYGLAAAVHTKNLNTALRVSNALKAGTVWVNCYNMLHHQLPFGGYKESGIGRELGEAALANYTQNKSVAIKLY; the protein is encoded by the exons ATGGCTCCCCTCACTGTTGAGCTGTCCACCCCTGTTACTGGTACCTACCAGCAGCCCATCGGCCT CTTCATCGACGGCAAGTGGACCGAGGGTGTCGACAAGCAGAAGTTCGAGGTCATCAACCCCTCCACCGAGGAGGTCATCACCTCCGTCTGTGAAGGTACTGAGAAGGATATCGACTTGGCTGTTACTGCTGCCCGCAAGGCTTTCGAAGGTGAATGGAGAAGCACCTCACCTCAAGCTCGAGGCAACTaccttctcaagcttgccgaccttgctgagaagaacctCGATCTccttgctgctgttgagtctCTCGACAACGGAAAGTCCATCACCAACGCCCGTGGTGATGTCGGCGCCGTTGTTGGCTGCCTACGATACTATGGTGGCTGGGCCGACAAGATCGAGGGAAAGACCATTGATATTGCCCCTGACATGTTCCACTACACCCGATCTGAGCCT ATTGGTGTCTGCGGTCAGATTATCCCCTGGAACTTCCCTCTTCTCATGCTGGCATGGAAGATTGGCCCTGCACTGGCCACTGGTAACACTGTTGTCATGAAGACTGCTGAGCAGACTCCTCTCTCTGCCCTGGTCTTCACCCAGTTCATCGAGCAGGCTGGATTCCCTGCTGGTGTTTTCAACCTTGTTTCTGGCTTCGGCAAGACTGCCGGTGCTGCTCTCTCTGCCCACATGgatgttgacaagatcgCATTCACTGGTTCCACCGTCATTGGCCGACAGATCATGAAGTCTGCTGCTTCCTCTAACCTCAAGAAGGTcactcttgagcttggtggCAAGTCTCCCAACATCGTCTTTGACgatgctgatattgaggAGGCCATCAACTGGGTCAACTTCGGTATCTACTACAACCACGGCCAGTGCTGCTGTGCTGGTACCCGTATCTTTGTCCAGGAAGGCATCTACGACAAGTTCCTCGCTGCTTTCAAGAAGCGAGCTGAGGAGAACAAGGTCGGTGACCCTTTCAACGAGGAGACCTTCCAGGGCCCCCAGGTCTCTCAGCTACAGTACGACCGCATCATGGGTTACATCAAGGCTGGTAAGGACGAGGGTGCTACCATTGAGACCGGTGGTGAGCGCCTCGGCAACAAGGGTTACTTCATCAAGCCCACTATCTTTTCTAATGTCCGCCCCGACATGAAGATCATGCAGGAGGAGATCTTTGGCCCTGTCTGCGCCATttccaagttcaaggacgaGAAGGAGGTCATCGACCTTGCCCACGACACCGCCTACGGTCTTGCTGCCGCCGTCCacaccaagaacctcaacACAGCTCTCCGAGTTTCCAACGCATTGAAGGCTGGTACCGTCTGGGTCAACTGCTACAACATGTTGCACCATCAGCTCCCATTCGGAGGCTACAAGGAGTCTGGAATCGGTCGGGAATTGGGCGAGGCCGCGTTGGCAAACTATACACAGAACAAGTCGGTTGCCATTAAGCTGTACTAA
- a CDS encoding uncharacterized protein (expressed protein) — MLRPTPLSTHPTRSTSAVTNTPERLHHVVQNQTAARTNQLASCTIARPRAAIRNTKTSNGSRDTLFKAQFVCGTCKEEFHSRDDLVSHIDETEECSSEDTPIEHFCVECNKLFNEAKKLDDHNKRQHSWIPNVCDWSDCEDRTIFEMNLHTSLIESSIKQL; from the coding sequence ATGCTCCGACCGACGCCTTTGTCGACTCATCCTACAAGATCAACGTCTGCCGTTACGAACACACCCGAAAGACTTCACCACGTTGTGCAAAACCAGACGGCAGCAAGGACGAACCAACTCGCTTCCTGTACAATTGCCAGACCAAGGGCTGCCATAAGGAATACAAAAACCTCAAATGGATCGAGAGACACCTTGTTCAAGGCTCAATTTGTTTGTGGCACTTGCAAAGAAGAGTTCCATTCACGAGATGACCTCGTTTCTCATATTGACGAAACTGAAGAGTGTTCGTCGGAGGACACCCCTATTGAACATTTTTGCGTTGAGTGCAATAAGTTGTTCAACGAAGCAAAGAAGTTGGACGACCACAACAAGAGACAGCATAGCTGGATCCCCAATGTTTGTGACTGGTCAGATTGCGAGGACCGGACAATTTTTGAAATGAATCTTCATACAAGTCTCATCGAGTCAAGCATCAAACAACTGTAG
- a CDS encoding amidase signature domain-containing protein, translating into MVLLDYLQHRRACQFKQEERISRIKRLASYHAPFTVLDREIVNKSIEELVQAVQKDPSKASDILHTYGKVALRAHERTNCVTEVLLSSAEQWLTDGSLNLKGPLAGIPVSLKDTVEVEGYDSTVGMSTRAGKPLAHDGNTVRILKDAGAVPYVKTNVPITLLSFESSNDIWGETTNPYNKRYTAGGSTGGEGALLALGGRVGIGSDVAGSVRCPAHFSGCYALKCSTGRWLKTGVVTSMPGQDGVPAVYSPMARTLNDLTYFTRSIIQMKPWTYDYSCHPLPWRSDIEKEFSEKRNLRVGILRTDGVVDPSPACRRALEMTESALRNAGHEIVEIDPPSPYEALCLASILLCSDGLKTVKSFFRWGEWNDRGAAQMSLYFSLPRPVKYLHYLWVKYVRGDAIWAGLLRNWHPQSGYEIWQLNAKRELYKRKWFEWWDNSGVDCLIAPPNATPAVPHRGMHDACSSCGYTFMFNLLDYTAGVLPVTHVDQTRDQLPGDFSLNSLNGIAQGAYKLYNANAMHGLPVGVQVIGRRLEEEKVLAIMKRIEEAMGDNTFPLLDVD; encoded by the exons ATGGTGCTCTTAGACTACCTGCAACATCGTCGAGCTTG CCAGTTCAAGCAAGAAGAACGAATATCTCGCATCAAGAGACTGGCATCATACCATGCTCCTTTCACTGTCCTGGATCGAGAGATTGTGAACAAGTCAATTGAAGAACTAGTCCAAGCTGTCCAAAAAGACCCAAGTAAGGCTTCAGATATTCTTCATACATATGGCAAGGTTGCCCTCAGGGCACACGAAAGAACGAACTGTGTAACAGAAGTCCTGCTTTCTTCGGCTGAGCAATGGCTCACAGATGGGTCCCTTAACCTCAAAGGACCTCTAGCTGGTATACCTGTCAGCCTGAAAGACACGGTTGAAGTGGAAGGATACGACAGCACTGTAGGTATGAGCACACGTGCTGGGAAGCCCCTTGCACATGATGGAAATACTGTCAGAATACTCAAAGACGCTGGGGCTGTTCCATATGTCAAGACCAACGTCCCCATCACACTCCTCAGTTTTGAGTCATCTAATGACATATGGGGCGAGACAACGAATCCATACAACAAAAGATACACTGCCGGTGGTTCAACGGGAGGCGAAGGTGCCTTGCTGGCATTGGGAGGCCGAGTTGGAATTGGAAGTGATGTTGCTGGAAGTGTTCGCTGCCCGGCTCACTTCTCTGGCTGCTACGCACTTAAATGTTCAACAGGGAGATGGCTTAAGACAGGGGTGGTCACAAGTATGCCAGGGCAAGATGGTGTTCCTGCAGTGTACAGTCCCATGGCGCGTACACTCAACGACCTGACCTATTTCACTCGATCGATCATCCAGATGAAACCTTGGACTTATGACTATTCTTGTCACCCGTTACCTTGGAGATCCGATATTGAGAAAGAGTTCTCTGAGAAGAGGAACTTACGAGTCGGAATTCTTCGAACAGACGGCGTCGTGGATCCCAGTCCCGCTTGCCGAAGAGCATTGGAGATGACCGAATCTGCTCTACGAAACGCAGGCCATGAGATCGTGGAGATtgatcctccttctccttaTGAAGCTCTATGTCTAGCCTCAATCCTTCTCTGCAGCGACGGCCTCAAGACTGTCAAATCCTTCTTTCGTTGGGGAGAGTGGAACGACCGAGGTGCTGCCCAAATGAGCCTCTATTTCAGCCTTCCTCGACCTGTGAAGTACTTGCATTACCTTTGGGTCAAGTATGTTCGAGGAGACGCTATATGGGCTGGACTCTTGCGGAACTGGCATCCTCAATCCGGATACGAGATCTGGCAGCTCAATGCCAAGCGCGAGCTTTATAAGAGGAAATGGTTTGAGTGGTGGGATAACTCTGGTGTTGACTGCTTGATCGCCCCTCCCAATGCTACTCCAGCTGTTCCTCATAGGGGCATGCATGATGCATGTAGCAGCTGTGGCTACACCTTCATGTTCAACTTG CTCGACTATACCGCTGGCGTCTTGCCCGTGACACATGTCGACCAGACACGGGATCAATTGCCAGGAGACTTTAGCCTCAATAGTCTCAACGGCATTGCGCAGGGCGCATATAAACTGTATAATGCGAACGCCATGCATGGATTACCCGTAGGTGTTCAAGTAATTGGCCGCCGGCtagaagaggagaaggtaCTGGCAATCATGAAGAGAATCGAGGAGGCCATGGGTGACAATACTTTTCCTTTGCTAGATGTCGATTAG
- a CDS encoding uncharacterized protein (fungal family of unknown function-domain containing protein) yields MSVDPQQLLDTLSSQVRQYADVASEFIDKNVDRAAVVVRETLSTSEWVPESVRPKPAVKEVVAVVSLGRFERLQNWIAEHKILTGMIVLTCGTVVYKGYYESRSMRKTRRARRARNGGRTDVVVIAGSPSLPLTRSLSLDMERRGFIVFIVCNAAEDESMVQAMKRPDVRPLSIDTTDPPNAGSAIEHFAHFLQSPQAPGPGMKPNQLTLKSVILIPSLHYQTSPIATIPPSSFADLFNTHLLQPILTIQAFLPLLTSRLNPIGEKWIPPKVLVFTPSIISSINPPFHAPEATVCSALSAFTEVLTAELRPLDIPVTHMQLGTFDFSSFVPTRGGPNQGLVTAGNPESPLVWPEGARHVYARNFVAQTSSAISGGRIRGLKGSSLRRLHNSVFDVIDGSITADTVRVGLGASVYGFVGRWAPRGLVSWMMGIRRVDELSTWKTSSYEGSESSDEDDESEKGEGESSEFVAVPTEANVWHADNEGAMWTPQASETA; encoded by the exons ATGTCGGTCGATCCGCAGCAGCTGTTGGACACG CTCTCGAGCCAAGTTCGCCAATACGCCGACGTTGCTTCCGAGTTCATTGATAAGAATGTCGACCGCGCCGCTGTAGTTGTCAGAGAGACTCTGTCCACCTCGGAATGGGTGCCAGAGTCTGTCAGGCCTAAGCCTGCGGTGAAAGAAGTGGTGGCAGTCGTTTCTTTGGGGCGCTTCGAAAGGCTCCAAAACTGGATTGCCGAGCACAAAATTTTGACTGGAATGATAGTCTTGACCTGCGGAACCGTTGTTTATAAAGGATACTATGAAAGTCGCTCCATGAGAAAGACAAGACGAGCGAGAAGGGCACGAAATGGCGGGCGTACTGATGTCGTCGTTATCGCCGgatctccatctcttcctttgacaaggtctttgtctttggaCATGGAGAGACGGGGtttcatcgtcttcatcgtttGCAACGCCGCTGAGGACGAGTCCATGGTTCAGGCTATGAAGCGACCCGATGTTCGACCTCTGAGCATTGATACCACTGAC CCTCCCAATGCCGGCTCTGCCATCGAACATTTTGCCCACTTCCTCCAGTCACCTCAAGCTCCTGGCCCTGGAATGAAGCCCAACCAGCTCACTCTGAAATCCGTTATCCTGATCCCGAGCCTCCACTACCAGACGTCTCCTATCGCAACAATCCCACCATCCAGCTTTGCCGACCTTTTCAATACCCACCTCCTCCAGCCCATCCTTACAATCCAGGCTTTCCTACCACTACTCACATCCCGCTTGAACCCCATCGGAGAAAAATGGATTCCTCCCAAGGTTCTTGTCTTTACTCCCTCCATCATTTCCTCAATCAACCCACCATTTCATGCGCCTGAGGCTACCGTTTGCTCGGCCCTGTCCGCTTTCACGGAAGTCCTCACCGCCGAACTTAGACCCCTCGATATTCCGGTGACCCACATGCAGCTCGGCACGTTCGACTTCTCCAGTTTCGTCCCGACTCGTGGCGGTCCCAACCAAGGCCTCGTCACCGCAGGAAACCCCGAGTCTCCTCTCGTCTGGCCTGAGGGCGCTCGACACGTGTATGCTCGAAACTTTGTCGCACAAACTAGCTCTGCTATCTCCGGAGGTCGTATCCGTGGACTGAAGGGAAGCTCGCTTCGACGCCTCCACAACTCTGTTTTCGATGTGATTGATGGTTCCATCACTGCTGATACCGTACGAGTTGGCCTCGGCGCCAGCGTGTACGGCTTCGTCGGACGATGGGCCCCCCGAGGCCTCGTCTCTTGGATGATGGGCATCCGCCGAGTTGACGAGCTCTCCACATGGAAGACAAGCTCCTATGAAGGTTCAGAGAGCagtgacgaggatgatgagagcgAGAAGGGCGAAGGAGAATCAAGCGAATTTGTCGCCGTCCCAACAGAGGCTAACGTCTGGCATGCTGACAATGAGGGAGCTATGTGGACTCCCCAGGCATCTGAGACCGCTTGA